Proteins co-encoded in one Timaviella obliquedivisa GSE-PSE-MK23-08B genomic window:
- a CDS encoding GAF domain-containing protein, with protein MTISHQSETTTLGDFADFFAQTELQDKEPEVLPPRKAQASKAKLHQPDLSSQSAALIEPQVSRREEDNATPDDNREFLQVAAALSNLKAELIQAGLLQKNNVKSSFLQVTEFVATRPKVSGQDSSPLVARKFRYQRQQLMAIATQMQQAQDLETLLSLTVNSVRESLEADRVLVYRFTSNNEGQVVAESVDSDWATTLGNTLPVATFGTNKVEDYLSQQIIMAEDINKAKITPYQRQLMEQIQVKSVLSILVIIAGQPWGLLVAHQCRELRQWQEVETALLYQVTLQLATTLQEAEFSQQLKEQSYKENVLTKLIDQIRESLDSDTIFRVTTREVRRLLKCDRVGIYRFHEDWSGEFIAESVGAGWLSVIQEEENLSTSPTRNPGVYQNQDLSSYDRCSVKKYSSAATLDTDTYLKDAQGGKYNRGESYTRVDDIYTMGYTPCYLEVLEKYQCRAYVITPIFQGTKLWGLLAAYQNSGVRHWQDDEVTLLLRLSGSLGVALQQATYLAQVREQAEQRGIAVKREQTVSKIVERIRQALDLQLIFKSTTQEVRQLLKCDRLAVYRFNPDWSGEIVAESVASGWVSIIQEQQSDDSLKTDTYLRDSKGGAYTKGDAYNKVNDIYAMDFSPCYIEFLEKMQARSYIIVPIFQKNELWGLLAAYQNSGVRVWEEAEVTLMGQIASQLGMAVRQADYVQRVQMQTEQLTKAASREKEFGQIITKVGQSVIEMVRQSQSLENILGQIAQQVRQVLLGDRVIISRFDAHWHNEIMAEAVGKGWSKFLEPNSPMIWEDVYLQESQGGKFRKKETLVVHDVAQGSYSQCYSNILEQMEAKAYMVAPIWVGSQLWGLLAIYQNATPRQWDASEDNLLTQIGAQLGIGIQQGEFLSRVQKQAQQERALVNATESIRQSLDIVRESLDIHSVFSTVTQEVRQLLKADRVAVYQFASDWSGTFVSESVSTGWERLVGSEVGTNVRDTYLKETEGGRYRNRESLAVDDIYTANHNPCHIELLEKFQARAYVLVPVFVEGKLWGILGAYQNSGPRQWDESEVTLLNQIALQLGFALNQTLSLEKLRNQSEQLTQSVTREKSANDKLQQQVIQMLTAVRPVLSGDLTVRVPVSEDAVGTIADAYNNTIQSLRKIVTQVQSAAVKVSETSSNSETAIATLSHEAQQQFVQVTQAIERIESMVNSTQAVAANAKQVETAVQQANQTVKAGDTAMNKTVDGIMAIRETVAETSKKIKRLSESSQKISKVVSLISNFTTQTQLLALNASIEATRAGEYGRGFSVVADEVRSLSRQSAEATREIEKLVQEIQAETVEVTTAMDLGIQQVVGGTNLVNETRQQLNEIVTATAQISQLVQGITQATQVQTQQSQLVTQAMSDVAAIANKNSTDSTYISASFQELLATAQQLQASVGQFKVN; from the coding sequence ATGACGATATCCCATCAGTCTGAAACGACAACATTAGGTGATTTTGCAGATTTCTTTGCGCAAACAGAACTTCAAGACAAAGAGCCTGAAGTGCTGCCACCCCGAAAGGCTCAGGCTTCTAAAGCAAAGCTGCATCAGCCCGACCTGAGTTCTCAGTCTGCGGCTTTGATTGAGCCGCAAGTGAGCCGTCGTGAAGAAGATAACGCTACACCAGACGACAATCGGGAGTTTTTGCAAGTTGCAGCCGCGTTGTCTAATCTCAAAGCTGAGTTAATCCAGGCGGGATTGTTGCAAAAAAATAATGTCAAGAGTAGTTTTCTACAAGTTACAGAGTTTGTGGCAACTCGCCCTAAGGTTTCGGGGCAAGATAGCTCCCCGTTGGTTGCTCGAAAATTCCGGTATCAGCGACAGCAACTGATGGCGATCGCTACCCAAATGCAGCAAGCTCAGGATTTGGAAACTCTGCTTAGTTTAACTGTGAACAGCGTTCGAGAATCATTAGAAGCTGATCGGGTGTTAGTCTACCGCTTTACCTCTAATAACGAGGGTCAAGTGGTGGCAGAATCTGTTGATTCAGACTGGGCGACGACCTTAGGCAATACCTTGCCAGTAGCAACCTTTGGCACAAATAAGGTCGAAGATTACCTGAGCCAACAGATCATCATGGCAGAAGACATTAACAAGGCAAAGATAACGCCTTATCAGCGGCAGTTGATGGAACAGATACAGGTTAAATCTGTCCTTAGCATCCTGGTCATAATAGCAGGTCAACCGTGGGGCTTACTCGTTGCCCATCAATGTCGAGAACTACGCCAGTGGCAGGAAGTTGAAACAGCGTTACTTTACCAAGTCACCCTGCAACTTGCTACCACCCTGCAAGAAGCCGAGTTTTCACAACAACTGAAAGAGCAATCTTATAAAGAAAATGTTCTGACTAAGCTGATTGACCAAATTCGAGAATCTCTTGATTCGGATACAATCTTTCGGGTCACGACCCGCGAAGTGCGGCGATTGTTGAAGTGCGATCGCGTGGGAATTTACAGATTTCATGAAGATTGGAGCGGTGAGTTCATTGCTGAGTCGGTGGGCGCAGGCTGGCTTTCGGTGATTCAGGAAGAAGAAAACTTGAGTACATCTCCAACCCGCAATCCTGGTGTCTATCAAAATCAGGATTTGAGTAGTTACGATCGCTGTAGCGTTAAAAAATACAGTTCTGCCGCAACGTTAGACACTGATACTTACCTTAAAGATGCACAGGGTGGGAAATATAACCGAGGCGAAAGTTACACGCGGGTAGATGACATTTATACGATGGGCTACACGCCTTGTTACCTGGAAGTTTTAGAAAAATACCAGTGCCGAGCTTATGTGATTACACCAATCTTTCAAGGGACAAAGCTTTGGGGCTTGCTGGCAGCTTATCAAAACTCTGGTGTGCGCCATTGGCAAGATGACGAAGTGACTCTGTTGCTCCGACTTAGTGGATCTTTGGGCGTAGCCTTGCAGCAAGCCACTTATTTGGCGCAAGTCCGCGAGCAGGCTGAACAGAGAGGGATTGCCGTTAAGCGAGAACAAACGGTCAGCAAAATTGTTGAACGAATTCGGCAGGCTCTGGACTTGCAGTTAATCTTCAAATCAACGACTCAAGAAGTCCGGCAATTGCTGAAGTGCGATCGCCTCGCGGTCTATCGCTTCAACCCTGACTGGAGTGGTGAAATTGTGGCTGAATCTGTGGCATCTGGATGGGTTTCCATTATTCAAGAACAGCAAAGTGATGACAGCCTCAAAACAGATACCTACCTTAGAGACAGTAAGGGTGGAGCTTATACCAAAGGGGATGCGTACAACAAAGTTAATGATATTTATGCAATGGACTTCTCTCCTTGCTACATCGAGTTTCTAGAAAAAATGCAGGCTCGATCCTACATAATTGTGCCGATTTTTCAGAAGAATGAACTCTGGGGATTGTTGGCTGCTTATCAAAATTCTGGAGTACGGGTTTGGGAAGAGGCTGAAGTAACCCTGATGGGGCAAATTGCTTCTCAGTTAGGCATGGCGGTTCGGCAAGCAGACTACGTGCAACGGGTTCAAATGCAGACTGAGCAACTCACTAAGGCGGCGAGTCGTGAGAAAGAATTTGGTCAGATTATTACCAAGGTGGGTCAATCTGTTATCGAAATGGTACGCCAGAGCCAGAGCTTAGAAAATATTTTGGGGCAAATTGCGCAGCAGGTTCGACAGGTTTTGCTGGGCGATCGCGTCATCATTTCTCGCTTCGACGCTCATTGGCATAACGAAATTATGGCTGAAGCCGTCGGTAAGGGATGGTCAAAGTTTTTAGAACCCAACAGCCCTATGATTTGGGAAGATGTCTATCTTCAAGAAAGCCAGGGCGGCAAGTTTCGCAAAAAAGAAACGCTAGTTGTCCACGATGTTGCTCAAGGCTCCTACTCTCAGTGCTACAGCAATATCTTGGAGCAGATGGAAGCCAAAGCCTATATGGTTGCTCCGATTTGGGTGGGTTCGCAGCTTTGGGGACTACTAGCAATTTATCAAAACGCCACCCCGCGTCAGTGGGATGCCTCAGAAGACAACCTTTTAACTCAGATTGGCGCTCAATTGGGAATCGGGATTCAGCAGGGCGAGTTTTTGAGCAGAGTCCAGAAGCAGGCACAACAGGAACGAGCATTAGTGAACGCTACGGAGAGCATTCGGCAATCTTTAGACATTGTGAGAGAATCGCTCGATATCCATTCTGTTTTTAGCACCGTGACGCAAGAAGTCCGGCAGTTGTTGAAAGCCGATCGCGTTGCCGTTTATCAGTTTGCATCAGACTGGAGTGGCACCTTCGTTTCAGAATCAGTTTCTACAGGTTGGGAAAGATTGGTGGGCAGTGAAGTGGGCACCAATGTGCGGGACACTTATCTCAAAGAAACCGAGGGCGGACGTTATCGAAATCGGGAAAGCCTGGCGGTAGACGATATTTATACAGCGAACCATAACCCTTGCCACATCGAGCTTTTAGAGAAATTTCAAGCGAGAGCCTATGTGCTGGTTCCTGTATTTGTGGAAGGTAAGCTATGGGGAATTTTGGGGGCTTATCAAAACTCTGGGCCTCGTCAATGGGATGAGTCGGAAGTCACGTTGCTGAATCAGATTGCCTTGCAGCTTGGTTTTGCTCTTAACCAAACCCTTTCACTAGAAAAGCTAAGGAACCAATCTGAACAGTTGACGCAATCGGTAACGCGGGAGAAATCAGCTAACGACAAACTGCAACAGCAGGTCATTCAAATGCTGACCGCAGTGCGACCTGTGCTTTCGGGAGATTTAACGGTGCGGGTTCCGGTTAGCGAAGACGCTGTCGGCACGATCGCCGATGCCTACAACAACACGATTCAAAGCTTGCGCAAAATTGTAACGCAGGTGCAATCAGCCGCCGTTAAAGTGTCGGAAACTTCCAGTAATAGCGAAACGGCGATCGCTACACTCTCTCACGAAGCCCAGCAGCAGTTTGTCCAAGTGACCCAGGCGATCGAACGCATTGAATCGATGGTTAACTCAACTCAGGCGGTGGCAGCCAATGCTAAACAAGTGGAAACTGCCGTCCAGCAAGCAAACCAAACGGTTAAGGCGGGTGATACCGCCATGAACAAAACCGTAGATGGGATCATGGCAATTCGGGAAACGGTGGCGGAAACGAGCAAGAAGATCAAGCGCTTGAGCGAATCTTCCCAAAAAATCTCTAAAGTCGTGAGCTTGATTAGCAACTTCACCACCCAAACCCAGCTTCTAGCGCTCAATGCTTCCATTGAGGCAACCCGTGCTGGAGAGTATGGACGGGGCTTCTCGGTAGTGGCGGATGAAGTGCGATCGCTCTCTCGCCAATCTGCCGAAGCGACCCGTGAGATTGAAAAACTGGTGCAAGAAATTCAGGCAGAAACCGTTGAAGTAACAACGGCTATGGATCTGGGCATTCAGCAGGTTGTCGGCGGCACCAATTTGGTGAACGAAACCCGACAACAACTTAACGAAATTGTGACAGCAACGGCGCAAATTAGCCAGCTAGTGCAAGGAATTACTCAAGCCACCCAAGTTCAGACTCAGCAGTCGCAGCTTGTGACCCAAGCTATGTCAGATGTAGCCGCGATCGCGAATAAAAACTCAACCGATTCAACCTACATCTCAGCTTCCTTTCAAGAGCTACTAGCAACCGCGCAACAGCTTCAGGCTAGCGTTGGTCAGTTCAAGGTGAACTAG
- a CDS encoding response regulator — translation MDSSIQEQGYSYFLPEAQDLLQAIEQDLLGLKEDRTPAKVHNLMRSAHTLKGAAASVGVESIKTMAHSLEDVFKSLYNPDVIVDSELEGLLLEAYEYLRMPVTAAIAGSQFNDAEVLKQADSVFKRLKTKLGKNFDPGASIPTSAELGFDITRSIFESGVNSRLNELESLLTGGNVGAIAKLLQTHAEVFLGLAESLNLSGFGAIAKTTIQALNSHPDQVLMISQTALTDFRQGQAAVFAGDRTCGGEPSLALRQLAQKKPALAQPVQKTLHKNSPKHLIRQYPRVQKLLKIWKHLISLLNQPIKTPAFSLQSQSSPIAKSEAIASSYPQGTTQPTNSAFVAVEHLPNQDDFFDFNALSDPSVPNTSSLQPLANLPPLSEYGLDAGLLDSLDGLGELSALDSLAVEIESPVASPVPAEVMAPIAIAPEKVIKKAQLSPQVLSKKGPSSAISVRVNLEHLESLSHSVGELLINQNRQALQDERLQRQVQELVDGLNQHKQTLTRLRDWSDQMLVISQGRGGWQDRGRFDQQIETSLFDPLEMDRHSELHVFLYAALEELVQLGGTTEAIDWATRQFRQSLGKQGQLLNHVRDDLMEARMIPLGAVLNRFPRVLQQLVEVHNKRVNLQIRGAQVMVDKAIAEKLYDPLLHLVRNAFDHGLESAKVRQQQGKPEIGQITINAYQQGNRTIIEVKDDGQGLNLQKICRRGFEMKQLPSPHLNQCSTNELLELMFQPGFSTAEEVTDLSGRGVGLDVVRSQLRSLDGNVAVQTELHQGTTFTLQLPLTLMTARLLVCQVGCAIYAFLSDEVERIIIPQADQIESMTGQSVFHWKRGQDEYPVPICRLADLVNYSTSLPEQIKNEISLNALHLPVATDASSLLLLRWKKGFLGISVDQILGEQELVIRPVSNAIAPPNYIYGCSILADGQLTLVVDGAALVHHSNRQGTVSQQSTPQHSAFQQSATAQDNFVFPAPLAIEPPLILEPKPTIAAKRVLVIDDSATVRQTLALTLKKAGYQVIQAQDGLDAIAQLQQHSSIQLITCDLEMPKLNGFEFLMRYKKEFSATVPVTMLTSRSSEKHRQLALQLGASAYLTKPYTEHELISTLVSLSPKV, via the coding sequence ATGGATTCTTCTATTCAAGAGCAGGGCTACTCGTACTTCCTTCCCGAAGCCCAAGATCTCCTGCAAGCGATTGAACAAGATTTGCTGGGACTGAAGGAAGATCGAACCCCAGCAAAAGTTCATAACCTGATGCGGTCGGCGCACACTTTGAAAGGCGCAGCAGCTAGTGTTGGGGTTGAGAGTATTAAAACAATGGCGCATTCTTTAGAGGATGTGTTTAAGTCGCTTTACAATCCTGATGTGATCGTGGATTCAGAGTTGGAAGGGCTGCTGCTAGAAGCCTATGAATATTTGCGAATGCCCGTGACCGCAGCGATCGCGGGTAGCCAGTTCAATGATGCTGAAGTGCTGAAGCAAGCTGACTCAGTTTTTAAACGGCTGAAAACTAAACTGGGCAAAAATTTCGATCCGGGTGCATCGATTCCAACTTCTGCTGAACTAGGGTTTGATATTACTCGATCGATTTTTGAGAGCGGCGTTAATAGCCGTTTAAATGAATTAGAAAGTCTGCTAACAGGTGGCAATGTAGGAGCGATCGCCAAATTACTTCAAACCCATGCTGAGGTCTTCTTGGGTCTAGCAGAATCTCTCAACTTATCGGGTTTTGGCGCGATCGCCAAAACTACCATTCAAGCGCTTAATAGCCATCCTGATCAAGTTTTAATGATTAGTCAGACTGCTCTAACCGATTTCCGACAAGGACAAGCAGCAGTGTTTGCAGGCGATCGGACTTGTGGCGGAGAGCCTTCTCTAGCCCTCAGGCAACTGGCACAGAAAAAACCTGCATTGGCTCAACCCGTACAAAAAACTCTTCATAAGAATTCACCCAAGCATCTAATTAGACAATATCCACGAGTTCAAAAATTGTTGAAAATCTGGAAGCATTTGATTAGCTTGCTGAATCAGCCTATTAAAACCCCTGCATTTTCGCTCCAGAGCCAGTCTAGCCCCATAGCAAAGTCCGAAGCGATCGCTTCAAGTTACCCGCAAGGAACCACCCAGCCCACAAATTCTGCATTCGTTGCCGTTGAGCATTTGCCTAATCAGGACGATTTTTTTGACTTTAATGCTTTGTCCGACCCAAGCGTACCCAATACTTCAAGCCTGCAGCCTCTTGCCAATCTTCCCCCCTTGTCAGAATACGGTTTAGATGCAGGATTATTGGATTCTCTAGATGGGTTGGGTGAGTTGAGCGCTCTAGATAGCTTGGCGGTTGAGATTGAAAGCCCGGTTGCGTCTCCGGTTCCGGCTGAGGTTATGGCTCCAATAGCGATCGCCCCCGAAAAGGTTATTAAAAAAGCCCAGCTTTCGCCTCAAGTCCTATCTAAAAAAGGTCCCTCTTCTGCCATTTCAGTTCGCGTTAACTTAGAACACTTGGAATCCCTCAGCCACTCTGTCGGAGAACTCCTGATTAACCAAAACCGCCAAGCTCTGCAAGATGAACGATTGCAACGGCAGGTTCAGGAATTAGTCGATGGATTAAATCAGCATAAACAAACTTTAACAAGGCTGAGAGATTGGTCTGATCAAATGTTGGTAATTTCTCAAGGAAGAGGCGGATGGCAAGATAGAGGAAGATTTGATCAACAGATAGAAACCAGTTTATTTGACCCACTAGAAATGGATCGTCATAGCGAACTGCACGTTTTTTTGTACGCTGCCTTAGAAGAGTTAGTGCAGCTTGGTGGAACGACAGAAGCAATTGACTGGGCAACTCGACAATTTAGGCAATCTTTAGGAAAACAGGGACAGCTACTCAATCATGTTCGAGATGATTTAATGGAAGCTCGAATGATTCCATTGGGTGCTGTCTTAAACCGTTTTCCACGAGTTTTGCAGCAACTCGTTGAGGTTCATAATAAGCGCGTAAATTTACAAATTCGGGGCGCACAAGTAATGGTGGATAAGGCGATCGCCGAAAAACTATACGATCCGCTGCTCCATCTTGTGCGCAATGCCTTTGACCATGGACTTGAATCTGCCAAAGTACGTCAACAACAAGGTAAGCCCGAAATTGGACAGATTACGATCAATGCCTATCAGCAGGGAAACCGCACTATTATTGAAGTTAAGGATGACGGTCAGGGGCTAAATTTACAAAAGATTTGCCGGCGAGGATTCGAGATGAAGCAGCTTCCTTCCCCTCACCTTAATCAGTGTTCCACCAATGAATTGTTAGAATTGATGTTTCAGCCAGGATTCTCAACTGCTGAAGAAGTGACCGATCTCTCCGGTCGGGGCGTTGGGTTAGATGTGGTACGCAGTCAGTTGCGATCGCTAGACGGAAACGTTGCAGTTCAAACAGAGTTGCACCAAGGCACGACCTTTACGCTCCAACTTCCCCTCACCTTGATGACTGCTCGACTACTGGTTTGTCAGGTCGGCTGTGCTATTTATGCTTTTCTTTCAGATGAAGTTGAGAGAATTATTATCCCGCAAGCTGACCAGATTGAATCAATGACAGGTCAAAGTGTTTTCCATTGGAAACGTGGACAAGATGAATATCCTGTACCTATTTGTCGCTTAGCAGATTTAGTGAATTATAGTACCTCTCTGCCGGAGCAAATCAAAAATGAGATATCTCTCAATGCTTTGCACCTACCTGTTGCAACCGATGCATCTTCGCTGTTGCTGCTGCGCTGGAAAAAGGGTTTCTTAGGGATTTCGGTGGATCAAATTCTAGGTGAACAAGAACTCGTGATTCGTCCTGTCAGCAATGCGATCGCACCTCCTAACTATATCTATGGCTGTAGCATCTTGGCAGATGGACAACTCACACTTGTCGTCGATGGAGCAGCATTAGTTCATCATAGTAACCGTCAAGGAACTGTATCTCAACAATCTACCCCTCAACACTCTGCCTTTCAACAATCTGCTACGGCTCAAGATAACTTTGTATTCCCTGCTCCACTTGCGATCGAACCGCCACTTATACTCGAACCGAAGCCAACGATCGCAGCAAAACGAGTTTTGGTCATTGATGATTCTGCAACAGTGCGCCAAACATTAGCACTGACCTTAAAAAAAGCAGGATACCAGGTGATACAAGCGCAAGATGGGCTAGATGCCATCGCTCAGCTTCAGCAGCACTCTAGCATCCAACTCATTACCTGTGATCTAGAAATGCCTAAGCTCAATGGATTTGAATTTTTAATGCGCTATAAGAAAGAGTTTTCTGCAACTGTTCCGGTAACAATGCTCACTTCTCGCAGCAGCGAAAAACATCGCCAGCTTGCTTTGCAACTAGGAGCCTCTGCATACCTGACAAAGCCTTACACCGAGCATGAGTTGATTAGCACCCTGGTCAGTCTAAGTCCAAAAGTATAA
- a CDS encoding chemotaxis protein CheW, whose amino-acid sequence MQSTISSPFLSSSSDRSQESVRVITFMIANQMLALPMNAIVKVVSCPPQMSGSTNSIELFHFGQRVITVLNLHKHFTQSLEGSSGKFLVITQIKHKELYAFLVDTPPDLIDLPASTIRQIPESYRHGHALSIASCVAVLSKEEGLTSIFIIEVEQMIRALRAK is encoded by the coding sequence ATGCAGTCTACTATCTCTTCTCCGTTTCTAAGTAGTTCTTCTGACCGTTCTCAAGAGTCAGTTCGGGTCATTACATTTATGATCGCCAATCAAATGTTGGCGTTGCCAATGAATGCGATCGTTAAAGTAGTAAGCTGTCCCCCTCAAATGAGCGGCAGTACCAATAGCATTGAGCTATTTCACTTTGGTCAACGTGTGATTACGGTACTCAACTTACACAAACATTTTACTCAATCGTTAGAAGGTTCAAGTGGAAAGTTCTTAGTTATCACCCAGATAAAACACAAAGAACTGTATGCATTTTTAGTTGATACTCCACCTGACTTAATCGATTTACCTGCCTCAACAATTCGACAGATTCCTGAGTCTTATCGACACGGTCATGCCCTAAGTATTGCAAGCTGTGTGGCGGTTTTATCTAAGGAGGAAGGATTAACTTCTATTTTTATAATTGAAGTTGAGCAAATGATTCGAGCTTTGCGTGCGAAGTAG
- a CDS encoding Rpn family recombination-promoting nuclease/putative transposase has protein sequence MRRDSIFYKIFQQFPTILFEMLENPPENATQYRFDSVAVKEPSFSIDGVFLPPENRIGVVYFCEVQFQRDELLYERLFGESFLYFYRNRDRFSDWQAVVIYPSRSKEQSRLCPYEDLIKGQRVHRVYLNELGAIGQLPLGLAVMVLSTLSQKKASEAAKQMMKRSKQETASQAEFRAIIGIITTIIAYKFSKLSRQEVEKMLEITGLQETRFYQEAKQEGRQEGRQEGRQEGRLEERQSLILDQLTGLLGELPGSIREQITVLSSDRLKSLGLALLRFNQLADLEEWLKAYLE, from the coding sequence ATGCGGCGCGATTCAATTTTCTACAAAATTTTTCAGCAGTTCCCCACCATCCTATTTGAGATGCTGGAAAATCCTCCTGAGAACGCGACCCAGTATCGATTTGATTCTGTTGCCGTTAAAGAACCCTCCTTTTCCATTGACGGCGTTTTTCTGCCACCCGAAAATCGTATAGGCGTTGTCTACTTTTGCGAAGTTCAGTTCCAGCGAGATGAATTACTTTATGAACGGTTATTTGGTGAATCGTTCTTATATTTTTATCGCAACCGCGACCGCTTCAGTGATTGGCAGGCTGTCGTTATTTATCCATCTCGTTCAAAAGAGCAAAGTCGGCTTTGCCCCTACGAGGATTTAATAAAAGGGCAACGGGTTCATCGCGTTTACCTTAATGAACTAGGGGCGATCGGGCAGTTGCCCCTGGGTCTGGCAGTCATGGTACTAAGTACATTAAGCCAGAAAAAAGCCTCCGAAGCCGCTAAGCAAATGATGAAGCGATCGAAACAGGAAACTGCATCTCAGGCGGAGTTTCGCGCCATAATAGGAATCATTACAACGATTATTGCCTACAAGTTCAGTAAACTGTCACGGCAAGAGGTGGAAAAAATGCTAGAAATTACAGGACTTCAGGAAACGCGGTTTTATCAAGAAGCAAAGCAAGAAGGTCGCCAAGAAGGTCGCCAAGAAGGTCGCCAAGAAGGCAGACTAGAGGAGCGTCAGTCGTTGATTTTAGACCAGCTGACTGGGTTATTAGGAGAATTACCTGGGTCAATTCGAGAACAAATCACTGTATTATCGAGCGATCGCCTCAAATCTTTAGGTCTAGCATTACTCAGGTTTAACCAATTGGCAGATTTAGAAGAATGGCTTAAAGCGTACCTAGAGTAA